The DNA segment NNNNNNNNNNNNNNNNNNNNNNNNNNNNNNNNNNNNNNNNNNNNNNNNNNNNNNNNNNNNNNNNNNNNNNNNNNNNNNNNNNNNNNNNNNNNNNNNNNNNNNNNNNNNNNNNNNNNNNNNNNNNNNNNNNNNNNNNNNNNNNNNNNNNNNNNNNNNNNNNNNNNNNNNNNNNNNNNNNNNNNNNNNNNNNNNNNNNNNNNNNNNNNNNNNNNNNNNNNNNNNNNNNNNNNNNNNNNNNNNNNNNNNNNNNNNNNNNNNNNNNNNNNNNNNNNNNNNNNNNNNNNNNNNNNNNNNNNNNNNNNNNNNNNNNNNNNNNNNNNNNNNNNNNNNNNNNNNNNNNNNNNNNNNNNNNNNNNNNNNNNNNNNNNNNNNNNNNNNNNNNNNNNNNNNNNNNNNNNNNNNNNNNNNNNNNNNNNNNNNNNNNNNNNNNNNNNNNNNNNNNNNNNNNNNNNNNNNNNNNNNNNNNNNNNNNNNNNNNNNNNNNNNNNNNNNNNNNNNNNNNNNNNNNNNNNNNNNNNNNNNNNNNNNNNNNNNNNNNNNNNNNNNNNNNNNNNNNNNNNNNNNNNNNNNNNNNNNNNNNNNNNNNNNNNNNNNNNNNNNNNNNNNNNNNNNNNNNNNNNNNNNNNNNNNNNNNNNNNNNNNNNNNNNNNNNNNNNNNNNNNNNNNNNNNNNNNNNNNNNNNNNNNNNNNNNNNNNNNNNNNNNNNNNNNNNNNNNNNNNNNNNNNNNNNNNNNNNNNNNNNNNNNNNNNNNNNNNNNNNNNNNNNNNNNNNNNNNNNNNNNNNNNNNNNNNNNNNNNNNNNNNNNNNNNNNNNNNNNNNNNNNNNNNNNNNNNNNNNNNNNNNNNNNNNNNNNNNNNNNNNNNNNNNNNNNNNNNNNNNNNNNNNNNNNNNNNNNNNNNNNNNNNNNNNNNNNNNNNNNNNNNNNNNNNNNNNNNNNNNNNNNNNNNNNNNNNNNNNNNNNNNNNNNNNNNNNNNNNNNNNNNNNNNNNNNNNNNNNNNNNNNNNNNNNNNNNNNNNNNNNNNNNNNNNNNNNNNNNNNNNNNNNNNNNNNNNNNNNNNNNNNNNNNNNNNNNNNNNNNNNNNNNNNNNNNNNNNNNNNNNNNNNNNNNNNNNNNNNNNNNNNNNNNNNNNNNNNNNNNNNNNNNNNNNNNNNNNNNNNNNNNNNNNNNNNNNNNNNNNNNNNNNNNNNNNNNNNNNNNNNNNNNNNNNNNNNNNNNNNNNNNNNNNNNNNNNNNNNNNNNNNNNNNNNNNNNNNNNNNNNNNNNNNNNNNNNNNNNNNNNNNNNNNNNNNNNNNNNNNNNNNNNNNNNNNNNNNNNNNNNNNNNNNNNNNNNNNNNNNNNNNNNNNNNNNNNNNNNNNNNNNNNNNNNNNNNNNNNNNNNNNNNNNNNNNNNNNNNNNNNNNNNNNNNNNNNNNNNNNNNNNNNNNNNNNNNNNNNNNNNNNNNNNNNNNNNNNNNNNNNNNNNNNNNNNNNNNNNNNNNNNNNNNNNNNNNNNNNNNNNNNNNNNNNNNNNNNNNNNNNNNNNNNNNNNNNNNNNNNNNNNNNNNNNNNNNNNNNNNNNNNNNNNNNNNNNNNNNNNNNNNNNNNNNNNNNNNNNNNNNNNNNNNNNNNNNNNNNNNNNNNNNNNNNNNNNNNNNNNNNNNNNNNNNNNNNNNNNNNNNNNNNNNNNNNNNNNNNNNNNNNNNNNNNNNNNNNNNNNNNNNNNNNNNNNNNNNNNNNNNNNNNNNNNNNNNNNNNNNNNNNNNNNNNNNNNNNNNNNNNNNNNNNNNNNNNNNNNNNNNNNNNNNNNNNNNNNNNNNNNNNNNNNNNNNNNNNNNNNNNNNNNNNNNNNNNNNNNNNNNNNNNNNNNNNNNNNNNNNNNNNNNNNNNNNNNNNNNNNNNNNNNNNNNNNNNNNNNNNNNNNNNNNNNNNNNNNNNNNNNNNNNNNNNNNNNNNNNNNNNNNNNNNNNNNNNNNNNNNNNNNNNNNNNNNNNNNNNNNNNNNNNNNNNNNNNNNNNNNNNNNNNNNNNNNNNNNNNNNNNNNNNNNNNNNNNNNNNNNNNNNNNNNNNNNNNNNNNNNNNNNNNNNNNNNNNNNNNNNNNNNNNNNNNNNNNNNNNNNNNNNNNNNNNNNNNNNNNNNNNNNNNNNNNNNNNNNNNNNNNNNNNNNNNNNNNNNNNNNNNNNNNNNNNNNNNNNNNNNNNNNNNNNNNNNNNNNNNNNNNNNNNNNNNNNNNNNNNNNNNNNNNNNNNNNNNNNNNNNNNNNNNNNNNNNNNNNNNNNNNNNNNNNNNNNNNNNNNNNNNNNNNNNNNNNNNNNNNNNNNNNNNNNNNNNNNNNNNNNNNNNNNNNNNNNNNNNNNNNNNNNNNNNNNNNNNNNNNNNNNNNNNNNNNNNNNNNNNNNNNNNNNNNNNNNNNNNNNNNNNNNNNNNNNNNNNNNNNNNNNNNNNNNNNNNNNNNNNNNNNNNNNNNNNNNNNNNNNNNNNNNNNNNNNNNNNNNNNNNNNNNNNNNNNNNNNNNNNNNNNNNNNNNNNNNNNNNNNNNNNNNNNNNNNNNNNNNNNNNNNNNNNNNNNNNNNNNNNNNNNNNNNNNNNNNNNNNNNNNNNNNNNNNNNNNNNNNNNNNNNNNNNNNNNNNNNNNNNNNNNNNNNNNNNNNNNNNNNNNNNNNNNNNNNNNNNNNNNNNNNNNNNNNNNNNNNNNNNNNNNNNNNNNNNNNNNNNNNNNNNNNNNNNNNNNNNNNNNNNNNNNNNNNNNNNNNNNNNNNNNNNNNNNNNNNNNNNNNNNNNNNNNNNNNNNNNNNNNNNNNNNNNNNNNNNNNNNNNNNNNNNNNNNNNNNNNNNNNNNNNNNNNNNNNNNNNNNNNNNNNNNNNNNNNNNNNNNNNNNNNNNNNNNNNNNNNNNNNNNNNNNNNNNNNNNNNNNNNNNNNNNNNNNNNNNNNNNNNNNNNNNNNNNNNNNNNNNNNNNNNNNNNNNNNNNNNNNNNNNNNNNNNNNNNNNNNNNNNNNNNNNNNNNNNNNNNNNNNNNNNNNNNNNNNNNNNNNNNNNNNNNNNNNNNNNNNNNNNNNNNNNNNNNNNNNNNNNNNNNNNNNNNNNNNNNNNNNNNNNNNNNNNNNNNNNNNNNNNNNNNNNNNNNNNNNNNNNNNNNNNNNNNNNNNNNNNNNNNNNNNNNNNNNNNNNNNNNNNNNNNNNNNNNNNNNNNNNNNNNNNNNNNNNNNNNNNNNNNNNNNNNNNNNNNNNNNNNNNNNNNNNNNNNNNNNNNNNNNNNNNNNNNNNNNNNNNNNNNNNNNNNNNNNNNNNNNNNNNNNNNNNNNNNNNNNNNNNNNNNNNNNNNNNNNNNNNNNNNNNNNNNNNNNNNNNNNNNNNNNNNNNNNNNNNNNNNNNNNNNNNNNNNNNNNNNNNNNNNNNNNNNNNNNNNNNNNNNNNNNNNNNNNNNNNNNNNNNNNNNNNNNNNNNNNNNNNNNNNNNNNNNNNNNNNNNNNNNNNNNNNNNNNNNNNNNNNNNNNNNNNNNNNNNNNNNNNNNNNNNNNNNNNNNNNNNNNNNNNNNNNNNNNNNNNNNNNNNNNNNNNNNNNNNNNNNNNNNNNNNNNNNNNNNNNNNNNNNNNNNNNNNNNNNNNNNNNNNNNaaatatttttattatagaaaGTTATGCACCCAACGACTGGTTCTCTAGCTTAAGTTATGCTTAAGTTAGTAATTTAGCTGGATGACCACAATTGTGAATGAGTAGTTTGATAGGCTGGTTCTCTAGCTTCCATGATCATCTTCTCTGGATTCCATGAATATATTGCTTATCTAGTTTCTCTGGACACATAACATAGTATCTAAAAACTGGGGATCGTACAACAGCAACAAAGGTTTAAGGATAGCTACATACACAAACATTTAAATCATATGGTATAACATCTTGGCTCTTATATGTTAAAGAGAGGATTATATTCAAAATTGTATATTGATCACACAGAATCCTCTATGGAGTTACTAATTAAATTGCAGATGTCACTGCATATACCCTAAAAGAGAATAACCACATTTACAAACTTTTTCTGTTTCACTGTAGATGAAAGAAGCCTTAGGATAGCTCCATATACAAACTTTTAATGTTTTATGTAGATGAAAGAGGCACAGGCCCAAGTCAAAAACCTGTTCAGTTTTAAATTCTAATCAATATCAAAACTAGCTGAAAAGGTATGGATTATCCTGCACACACTATATTGGCCATATCATTGGTCAACATGAAGTTTTCATCATGCATGATGTATGTATATTGCATAAGGAATAAGAGAAAATAGTGCTGAATTGATGACATAGTGCACGAGGCCAATATAAAACAATAACTCTAGAACAACAAAACAAATTCATGCATAAtccaaatataaaacaatatcaTTTCTAATTTTTGGATTGATTTCCACAGTGAATCTAATTACACCAAAATGAAGAAGTTTGTGATTGAACATTGAAAGGCAATGACACTTGCCAATAAGGGTATATATTCTATAATTGCAAGTCGGACCCTCCAATGCCTATCCTCAGCAAGCTCAACAATGGCTGGTAACAAAGATTGAGATAACAGATCGATTCCGATAACCTGCAAGAACAGATTGAACAAAATGTTAGTATATTGGAGTTACAAGCGACATCAGTTATGCCACTGAATTGAGAATGCGATTTTGTATATTGGAGAATGTCTTCACATCGATACCCCATAACCTACTTTCACAAATAAACttaaatcattattaaaaattgaacaaaaaataatatcatgAGACTTTTATATCTATATAAACAAGGGATGTTTACTTCAGACGAAAAGCTCTTACCAGCAATCAATTCCCACATCATTAGCCCCCAGTTTATCTGCCTTTTCATCATCTCCAATGTGTAAGGCTTTGGAAGCCTCCACATTTACTTGATCTAGGAAACGGAAAACATTGGCAACAAGAATCAATCAATTTAGCATTATTGCAACAACAAAGGGCAGCATGAATAGTTTGCTGCACTCCAAAGAAATGATTTTTATGATGTTTTGTTTACATTTAAATGAGGAGAAAAGGATTGAAGTCATATCCATAAATAAACAGTTAATTTATGTACTATCCATTTAAGCACTGCAATTTTTTACAAGACCCTCTTATGTCTAAGGATTTCTTAGATGAACTTCTTCCAAAAGTATTTGTAAGTgatcaaaataaaaagaaaaaattaaaaacatttctcaaactaaaattagtttatagatAAATTGCTTTATAAAAGCCCTCTCATTAATTTTCCTAAAGTTAATCTTCAACTTATGCACAAgtaaattttaacttttcaataatttaatttaatttttccttttctcgTATTTGAAGAATTTGATCTAAACTGGCCTCTGGTAGTCATATATTGCAGGTATATCTtcagaaaagaataaaaaatgctGCCTGGTTTTGACTAATTATTTCAGAGTATCTCTAACTATTGAGCACATAATAATAAGATTAAAGGATGCAAAATGAAGCAAAACAAAAGCCTCAATAAAAGAAGGTATTTTAACTAACAACTCAAGCAAAAATATCTACCATATTCCACATGAAAGTCAAAAGCAGATTACAAAGATGAAAGATACTATGCCTTGTAAACAAGTAACTGTTCTTTTATTTATGCTAATGATAGTGAAGAATGCTGTGAAGAAGGAGGGGGTTAATGCAAAATGGAATTTATTAAAGTAAAACTAATAATCATTTATACCTAGAGCAGCTTGGAATATTCTTGAATCTGGTTTTTCATATCCGACCTCTGATGATATAATGACCGCATCAAACCTGAGGTGAAAACCAGAAAATGATACATTGAAAGCTATGTATGCATCAGAATTTGTGAAATTTCTTCAAACTAAGGTTCAACAGGCAATCATAGTCACCTCCTGgaaaaaatgttcaaattttCCATATAGCTAAgtaacagcacaatgaaggaaTAACCGATACTCACAGAATTAAGACATTAAGATCCTTCAGTAGCTTCCTTAAGCGGTTGTCAAAATTGGATACAACAGCCATCTTAACTGCGTACTGCTTGTCACGTTAGTAAGGACTAACTTCAAAGTAAGTAGTAAATGATGGCGTTTAAGTTGTTAACAATGTTACTTTTTCCAGATAACTATAAATAATTGTTACCTCCAGCATCCTTGAGAAGAGTAATTGCTTCATAAGCTCCATCTGGAAGATGCCACGCATCCCCTCTTGCATAGTactgaaaaacaaaataacactTGAAGTTCAGACACAAATGTGGCTGATATTATTACTTTGATTTGAGCACAAATCATGTAACTTTTAAAAAACTCTCCGGCCAATCTACTTTTCCTGGTTATGTAAGCAATAATATCTAGAAAcaagaagaacaagaagatCAATTTTGGCCATCGACAGACAAAGGATCCAAACTCTGCCATTAATGAAGGCGACAACCTCTTTGATTCTCCATTGATCTTGCAGATACATGTATCTCTATCTCACTCCATACCCTCACTCTTTCACTCAATATACTATTATTTGTGTTT comes from the Phaseolus vulgaris cultivar G19833 chromosome 8, P. vulgaris v2.0, whole genome shotgun sequence genome and includes:
- the LOC137824771 gene encoding uncharacterized protein isoform X2; the encoded protein is MAVVSNFDNRLRKLLKDLNVLILFDAVIISSEVGYEKPDSRIFQAALDQVNVEASKALHIGDDEKADKLGANDVGIDCWLSESICYLNLCYQPLLSLLRIGIGGSDLQL
- the LOC137824771 gene encoding uncharacterized protein isoform X1 — protein: MQEGMRGIFQMELMKQLLFSRMLEYAVKMAVVSNFDNRLRKLLKDLNVLILFDAVIISSEVGYEKPDSRIFQAALDQVNVEASKALHIGDDEKADKLGANDVGIDCWLSESICYLNLCYQPLLSLLRIGIGGSDLQL